A genomic segment from Kiritimatiellia bacterium encodes:
- a CDS encoding YbaN family protein — MKQRTSYRVLLAITGLIAVGLGTVGVFVPLLPTTPFLLLAAACFLRSSDRLYAWLMHHRWFGAYIRNYREHRAITRRAKVVTLALLWGVIGYSAVAVATAWWLRALLGAVAVGVTLHLLGLKTLDRDMLESCAGINENESAEA; from the coding sequence ATGAAGCAAAGAACGAGCTATAGAGTGCTTCTGGCGATAACGGGCCTTATCGCGGTCGGCCTGGGGACCGTCGGCGTCTTTGTCCCCCTGCTGCCGACGACGCCTTTCCTGCTGCTCGCGGCGGCCTGCTTCCTCCGCAGCTCCGACCGCCTGTACGCCTGGCTGATGCATCACCGGTGGTTCGGCGCGTATATCCGGAATTACCGGGAGCACCGCGCCATCACCCGGCGGGCCAAGGTCGTGACGCTGGCCCTGCTGTGGGGCGTCATCGGGTACTCCGCGGTCGCCGTGGCGACCGCGTGGTGGCTGCGGGCCCTGCTCGGGGCCGTCGCGGTGGGGGTCACCCTGCACCTGCTGGGCCTGAAGACCCTGGACCGTGACATGCTGGAGTCGTGCGCGGGGATCAACGAAAATGAATCGGCGGAGGCCTGA
- a CDS encoding CDGSH iron-sulfur domain-containing protein, producing MDKARIAQKAPYEVKAEKGKTYYWCSCGLSANQPFCSGAHKGTAFTPVAFTAEESKPVFLCGCKQTKKPPFCDGTHRSLD from the coding sequence ATGGACAAAGCCAGGATAGCGCAAAAGGCGCCCTACGAGGTGAAGGCGGAAAAGGGCAAGACGTACTACTGGTGCTCGTGCGGCTTGAGCGCGAACCAGCCGTTCTGCTCGGGTGCGCACAAGGGCACCGCGTTTACGCCGGTGGCCTTCACGGCGGAAGAAAGCAAGCCGGTGTTCCTGTGCGGGTGCAAGCAGACGAAAAAACCGCCGTTCTGCGACGGCACGCACCGGAGCCTCGATTGA
- a CDS encoding alpha amylase C-terminal domain-containing protein, which translates to MFKRTMRWGLGVLMLAASARAQSSRPGWGATPYAGGVTFRVWAPHATNLTVAGEFNGWSTTSRPLTLESATTGVWSADVSGAVTGQNYKFLVNTPTTYKTDPRSRRVNAGDNNNSVITAPSNFNWQGNAYSLTNSRDLVLYEAHAGTFNGPPGTFSTFTGRLDHLRDLGVSGIELMPVNEFPSSTSWGYNPGYPFSVEYNYGTPDALKQLVLQCHQGGLAVLLDVVHNHWDADSSLWRFDGWDPDGVHGGQYFYNTDPYATTPWGPRPDYSNAQVCAAIFDTFRMWKNEYRMDGFRWDAPYHILYTTNGVYIPEGLALITNALAMMADEYPGTWNIAEDVKELSGFNAYWDFTFLWEVRGVLTQGSDGDRDMPTIARNVAGTFQRVIFTDSHDSAGDLNGGVRLPTAIHSGDPAGYYARKRSTLGAALVLTAPGTPMLLQGQEMLETNQFSDTLGVDWTRTNSFAGIVRLYRDLIRLRRNLDGVSEGLLGDNCSTYHVDNASKLVAYSRWDSSATDRYTVVAANFANATRSGYPINFPAAGTWYVHFNSDSTNYAADYGHAGSVEVVAAGTPPWGTITIAPYSVLILSQVPRTGMLIRDTEPADRPAGNDDGILDPGETIRETIVLWNNSQAAATNVSAALTSLTPGVTILQGASTYAAMAPDAAATNASVFEYRLDPGMACGSLVQFELATSFNGLALTSAFEHVIGQIVDLATTTNLFESTDTPKQIADASTTYSDLAINEAGTNVVSDVNVRLRIHHTYDRDLTLALQHPDGSEVLLVTRRGGSGDHFGTGTCGSATYTVLDQGAALSISNGSAPFAGAYRPESTLDAFNGKALNGTWRLRMRDAYSRNIGTNLCWSLEIAYEQQRCECQVFSNRPPVAMATQVVHVGYGPTNLALTGTDPDGQALSFQAAGSPSHGSLSAVDTSTWTALYLPVHGYTGTDSFEFVASDGLTSSLPATFRVAVQAPPDADADGMPDEWETAHFTNATAGSADADADGDGMSNLDEYRCNTNPHDSNSVLRLVGQPWAAQGYSLRWSSVGGTRYGVEYSPGITSGFAYIARPLAEEMDPSPKGAATNLSFTDDFTLTPTPDAGAPRLYRVRVLDR; encoded by the coding sequence ATGTTCAAGCGAACCATGCGATGGGGGCTGGGCGTGCTGATGCTGGCCGCGTCCGCGCGGGCCCAGTCTTCGCGGCCCGGTTGGGGCGCGACGCCGTACGCCGGGGGCGTGACGTTCCGGGTCTGGGCGCCGCACGCGACGAACCTGACCGTCGCCGGCGAGTTCAACGGCTGGAGCACGACCTCCCGCCCGCTCACGCTCGAAAGCGCGACCACGGGCGTGTGGTCCGCGGACGTGTCCGGCGCGGTGACCGGCCAGAACTACAAGTTCCTGGTCAACACGCCGACGACCTACAAGACCGACCCGCGCAGCCGGCGCGTCAACGCGGGGGACAACAACAATTCCGTCATCACCGCCCCGAGCAACTTCAACTGGCAGGGCAACGCGTACAGCCTCACGAACTCGCGCGACCTCGTGCTCTACGAGGCGCACGCCGGCACCTTCAACGGGCCGCCGGGCACGTTCTCGACGTTCACCGGCCGGCTCGACCACCTGCGCGACCTCGGCGTGAGCGGGATCGAGCTGATGCCCGTCAACGAGTTCCCGTCGTCCACGAGCTGGGGCTACAACCCGGGCTACCCGTTCTCCGTCGAGTACAACTACGGCACCCCGGACGCGCTCAAGCAGCTCGTGCTCCAGTGCCACCAGGGCGGCCTCGCGGTCCTGCTGGACGTGGTCCATAACCACTGGGACGCCGACTCGTCGCTGTGGCGGTTCGACGGCTGGGACCCGGACGGCGTCCACGGCGGCCAGTACTTCTACAACACGGATCCCTACGCGACGACGCCCTGGGGCCCGCGGCCGGACTACAGCAACGCCCAGGTCTGCGCGGCGATCTTCGACACGTTCCGGATGTGGAAGAACGAGTACCGCATGGACGGCTTCCGCTGGGACGCCCCATACCACATCCTGTACACGACCAACGGCGTCTACATCCCCGAGGGCCTGGCGCTGATCACGAACGCCCTCGCGATGATGGCGGACGAGTACCCCGGCACGTGGAACATCGCCGAGGACGTGAAGGAGTTGAGCGGGTTCAACGCCTACTGGGACTTCACGTTCCTCTGGGAAGTCCGGGGCGTGCTCACCCAGGGCAGCGACGGCGACCGCGACATGCCGACCATCGCCCGGAACGTCGCCGGGACATTCCAGCGCGTGATCTTCACCGACTCCCACGACTCGGCCGGCGACCTCAACGGCGGCGTCCGGCTGCCCACGGCGATCCACTCGGGCGACCCCGCGGGCTACTACGCCCGAAAACGCTCGACGCTCGGCGCGGCGCTCGTCCTGACCGCCCCGGGCACACCGATGCTCCTGCAGGGGCAGGAGATGCTGGAGACCAACCAGTTCAGCGACACGCTCGGCGTGGACTGGACCCGCACCAACAGCTTCGCCGGCATCGTCCGCCTCTACCGCGACCTCATCCGGCTGCGGCGCAACCTCGACGGCGTTTCGGAGGGCCTGCTGGGCGACAACTGCAGCACGTACCACGTGGACAACGCGAGCAAGCTGGTGGCCTATAGCCGGTGGGATTCCTCCGCCACCGACCGTTACACCGTGGTCGCCGCCAACTTCGCCAACGCGACGCGGTCGGGCTACCCCATCAATTTCCCCGCCGCGGGGACGTGGTACGTCCACTTCAACAGCGATTCGACGAACTACGCCGCCGACTACGGCCACGCGGGCAGCGTCGAGGTCGTCGCCGCGGGCACGCCGCCGTGGGGAACCATCACCATCGCGCCCTACAGCGTGCTGATCCTCTCCCAGGTGCCGCGGACGGGCATGCTCATCCGCGACACCGAGCCCGCCGACCGGCCGGCCGGCAATGACGACGGGATCCTCGACCCCGGCGAGACCATCCGCGAGACCATCGTGTTGTGGAACAATTCCCAGGCGGCCGCGACAAACGTCAGCGCCGCGCTCACCTCCCTGACGCCGGGCGTGACCATCCTGCAGGGCGCGTCGACCTATGCCGCCATGGCCCCCGACGCCGCGGCGACAAACGCCTCGGTTTTCGAGTACCGGCTCGACCCCGGCATGGCGTGCGGAAGCCTGGTCCAGTTCGAACTGGCGACGTCGTTCAACGGCCTGGCGCTGACCAGCGCCTTCGAGCACGTCATCGGGCAGATCGTGGACCTGGCGACGACGACCAACCTTTTCGAGAGCACGGACACGCCCAAGCAGATCGCCGATGCCTCGACCACGTACTCCGATCTGGCGATCAACGAGGCGGGCACCAACGTGGTCAGCGACGTCAACGTGCGGCTCCGGATCCACCACACGTACGACCGGGACCTGACGCTCGCGCTCCAGCACCCGGACGGCTCGGAGGTCCTGCTGGTCACCCGGCGCGGCGGCAGCGGCGACCACTTCGGCACCGGCACGTGCGGGTCCGCCACCTACACGGTCCTCGACCAGGGCGCGGCGCTGTCCATCAGCAACGGCAGCGCGCCGTTCGCCGGCGCGTACCGGCCGGAGAGCACGCTGGACGCCTTCAACGGCAAGGCGCTCAACGGCACATGGCGGCTCCGCATGCGCGACGCCTACTCCCGGAACATCGGCACGAACCTGTGCTGGTCGCTCGAGATCGCCTACGAGCAGCAGCGCTGCGAGTGCCAGGTCTTCAGCAACCGGCCGCCCGTCGCCATGGCGACGCAGGTCGTGCACGTCGGCTACGGACCGACCAACCTGGCGCTGACGGGGACCGATCCCGACGGGCAGGCGTTGAGCTTCCAGGCCGCCGGCAGCCCCTCGCACGGCAGCCTGTCGGCCGTGGACACCTCGACCTGGACGGCGCTGTACCTGCCCGTACACGGGTACACGGGCACGGACTCGTTTGAGTTCGTGGCGTCCGACGGGCTCACCAGCAGCCTCCCGGCGACCTTCCGGGTGGCGGTCCAGGCGCCGCCGGATGCCGACGCGGACGGGATGCCGGACGAGTGGGAAACCGCGCACTTCACCAACGCGACGGCCGGGTCGGCGGACGCGGACGCCGACGGCGACGGCATGTCGAACCTGGACGAGTACCGATGCAACACGAATCCCCACGACAGCAACTCCGTACTCCGGCTGGTCGGCCAGCCCTGGGCGGCGCAGGGCTACTCGCTGCGCTGGAGTTCCGTGGGCGGAACGCGGTACGGGGTGGAATACAGCCCCGGGATCACGAGCGGCTTCGCGTACATCGCGCGGCCGCTCGCGGAGGAGATGGACCCGTCCCCCAAGGGCGCGGCCACGAACCTATCCTTCACCGACGACTTCACGCTGACCCCGACGCCCGACGCCGGCGCGCCGCGGCTCTACCGCGTGCGCGTGCTGGACCGATAG